A region of Haliotis asinina isolate JCU_RB_2024 chromosome 7, JCU_Hal_asi_v2, whole genome shotgun sequence DNA encodes the following proteins:
- the LOC137291688 gene encoding tubulin beta-4B chain-like — protein MREIVHLQAGQCGNQIGAKFWEVISDEHGIDPTGTYHGDSDLQLERINVYYNEATGGKYVPRAVLVDLEPGTMDSVRSGPFGQIFRPDNFVFGQSGAGNNWAKGHYTEGAELVDSVLDVVRKEAESCDCLQGFQLTHSLGGGTGSGMGTLLISKIREEYPDRIMNTFSVVPSPKVSDTVVEPYNATLSVHQLVENTDETYCIDNEALYDICFRTLKLTTPTYGDLNHLVSATMSGVTTCLRFPGQLNADLRKLAVNMVPFPRLHFFMPGFAPLTSRGSQQYRALTVPELTQQMFDAKNMMAACDPRHGRYLTVAAMFRGRMSMKEVDEQMLNVQNKNSSYFVEWIPNNVKTAVCDIPPRGLKMSATFIGNSTAIQELFKRVSEQFTAMFRRKAFLHWYTGEGMDEMEFTEAESNMNDLVSEYQQYQDATAEEEGEFEEEEGEENEQA, from the exons TTCTGGGAGGTGATCTCTGACGAGCACGGCATCGACCCCACCGGCACCTACCACGGTGACTCCGACCTCCAGTTGGAGAGAATCAATGTCTACTACAACGAGGCCACAG GTGGAAAGTATGTTCCCCGTGCCGTCTTGGTCGACCTGGAGCCCGGAACAATGGACTCCGTCCGATCTGGACCTTTTGGTCAGATCTTCCGCCCAGACAACTTCGTCTTCGGCCAGAGCGGCGCCGGAAACAACTGGGCCAAGGGTCACTACACAGAGGGCGCCGAGCTCGTGGACTCAGTGCTCGATGTTGTCCGAAAAGAAGCCGAGAGCTGTGACTGTCTTCAGGGCTTCCAGCTGACCCACTCTCTGGGTGGTGGCACCGGGTCTGGCATGGGCACCCTCCTCATCAGCAAGATCAGGGAGGAGTACCCCGACAGGATCATGAACACCTTCTCCGTTGTACCATCACCAAAG GTGTCTGACACTGTGGTGGAGCCCTACAATGCCACCCTCTCCGTCCATCAGCTGGTGGAGAACACAGACGAGACCTACTGCATCGACAACGAGGCTCTTTACGACATCTGCTTCAGAACCTTGAAGCTGACCACACCAACCTACGGTGACCTCAACCATCTGGTCTCAGCCACCATGTCCGGTGTGACCACCTGCCTCAGGTTCCCCGGTCAGCTGAACGCTGATCTCCGTAAACTGGCTGTCAACATGGTGCCCTTCCCCCGTCTCCACTTCTTCATGCCCGGCTTCGCCCCACTCACCTCCAGAGGAAGCCAGCAGTACCGTGCACTCACCGTACCCGAGCTCACCCAGCAGATGTTCGATGCCAAGAACATGATGGCTGCCTGTGATCCCCGTCACGGCCGCTACCTGACAGTTGCCGCCATGTTCCGAGGCCGTATGTCCATGAAGGAGGTAGATGAACAGATGCTCAACGTTCAGAACAAGAACAGCAGCTACTTCGTTGAATGGATCCCCAACAACGTCAAGACCGCCGTCTGTGACATCCCACCACGTGGTCTGAAGATGTCTGCTACCTTCATCGGCAACAGCACTGCCATCCAGGAGCTGTTCAAGAGAGTCTCCGAGCAGTTCACTGCTATGTTCCGTCGTAAGGCTTTCCTCCATTGGTACACTGGCGAGGGCATGGATGAGATGGAGTTCACTGAGGCCGAGTCCAACATGAACGACTTGGTGTCTGAGTACCAGCAGTACCAGGACGCCACCGCCGAGGAAGAGGGCGAGTTCGAGGAGGAAGAGGGAGAGGAAAATGAACAGGCTTAA
- the LOC137291237 gene encoding tubulin beta-4B chain-like — translation MREIVHLQTGQCGNQIGAKFWEVISDEHGIDPTGTYHGDSDLQLERINVYYNEATGGKYVPRAVLVDLEPGTMDSVRSGPFGQIFRPDNFVFGQSGAGNNWAKGHYTEGAELVDSVLDVVRKEAESSDCLQGFQLTHSLGGGTGSGMGTLLISKIREEYPDRIMNTFSVVPSPKVSDTVVEPYNATLSVHQLVENTDETFCIDNEALYDICFRTLKLTTPTYGDLNHLVSATMSGVTTCLRFPGQLNADLRKLAVNMVPFPRLHFFMPGFAPLTSRGSQQYRALTVPELTQQMFDAKNMMAACDPRHGRYLTVAAIFRGRMSMKEVDEQMLNVQNKNSSYFVEWIPSNVKTAVCDIPPRGLKMSATFIGNSTAIQELFKRISEQFTAMFRRKAFLHWYTGEGMDEMEFTEAESNMNDLVSEYQQYQDATAEEEGDYEDEEEQEPE, via the exons ATGAGGGAAATTGTCCATCTTCAAACTGGTCAGTGTGGAAACCAGATCGGAGCTAAG TTCTGGGAGGTGATCTCTGACGAGCACGGCATCGACCCCACCGGCACCTACCACGGAGACTCCGACCTCCAGTTGGAGAGAATCAATGTCTACTACAACGAAGCCACAG GTGGAAAGTATGTTCCCCGTGCCGTCTTGGTGGATCTGGAGCCCGGAACAATGGACTCGGTCCGATCTGGACCTTTTGGTCAGATCTTCCGCCCAGACAACTTCGTCTTCGGTCAGAGCGGCGCCGGAAACAACTGGGCCAAGGGTCACTACACAGAGGGCGCCGAGCTCGTAGACTCAGTGCTCGATGTTGTCCGAAAAGAAGCCGAGAGTAGTGACTGTCTTCAGGGTTTCCAGCTGACCCACTCTCTGGGTGGCGGCACTGGGTCCGGTATGGGCACCCTACTCATCAGCAAGATCAGGGAGGAGTACCCCGACAGGATCATGAACACCTTCTCCGTTGTACCATCACCCAAG GTGTCTGACACTGTGGTAGAGCCCTACAATGCCACCCTCTCCGTCCATCAGCTGGTGGAGAACACAGACGAGACCTTCTGTATAGACAACGAGGCTCTTTACGACATCTGCTTCAGAACCCTGAAGCTGACCACACCAACCTACGGTGACCTCAACCATCTGGTCTCAGCCACCATGTCCGGTGTGACCACCTGCCTCAGGTTCCCCGGTCAGCTGAACGCTGATCTCCGTAAACTGGCTGTCAACATGGTGCCCTTCCCCCGTCTCCACTTCTTCATGCCCGGCTTCGCCCCACTCACCTCCAGAGGAAGCCAGCAGTACCGTGCACTCACCGTACCCGAGCTCACCCAGCAGATGTTCGATGCCAAGAACATGATGGCTGCCTGTGATCCCCGTCATGGCCGCTACCTGACAGTTGCCGCTATTTTCAGAGGCCGCATGTCCATGAAGGAGGTAGATGAACAGATGCTCAACGTTCAGAACAAGAACAGTAGTTACTTCGTTGAATGGATACCCAGTAACGTCAAGACCGCCGTCTGTGACATCCCACCACGTGGTCTGAAGATGTCTGCCACCTTCATCGGCAACAGCACTGCCATCCAGGAGCTGTTCAAGCGCATCTCCGAGCAGTTCACTGCTATGTTCCGTCGTAAGGCTTTCCTCCATTGGTACACTGGCGAGGGCATGGACGAGATGGAGTTCACTGAGGCCGAGTCCAACATGAACGACCTGGTGTCTGAGTACCAGCAGTACCAGGACGCCACCGCCGAGGAAGAGGGCGATTACGAGGATGAGGAGGAACAAGAACCAGAGTAA